Part of the Natronobacterium gregoryi SP2 genome, AGTGACCCGCGCCGACGACGGCGGCAACGTCCGCATGCTCATTCGCAACGGCTCGAGCGTCCAAGAGAATCGCGTCGTAACGACCGCTCGAGACCGCGAGATGGGCGAGCGAATCCGTGAGGATTTAAACGAAGTGCTCTCGGAGGCAGAGTTTCAGTAGTTCCGGGCTCGAAACGACAGTTTTTCGCGGTGGGCGAACGACCTGCGTCGAGGGGGGGGGCGCTACCGGCGACCGGTCGTTTCGTCTTCAGTTTCGGCCCCGGTTCCGTCGTCGCCCTCGTCGTCTTCGTCTCCGGGGTCGTCCTCCACTTCGTCCCCGGGATCGTCCGGCGGGTCTGGCGGTTGCTCGTCAGGCGTCTCCTCGGGTGGGTCGTCCGGTTCCGGCTCTTCTCCTACCGTGTCGTCCTCTTCTCCCGGCTCTTCCGGCAGGTCTAGTTCGTCCACCGTCACCTGCACCGAGTCGCTGTCGTCGTCGGTACTCACCGTCACGGTTCGGTCGCCGGCGTCCGCCGGCGTCGCAGGGGACGACAGGACGACGGTCTCGGCGTCACTCCCCTCGAGTGACAGCCACGTCGCGTCGACGGTTCCTCGTCTCTCGAGAGTCAACTCGGCGAGCCCTTCTCCGGGGTCGTCGCCGACGTTTTCGATCTCGGCTGTCACCTCGATCGAGTCGCCGACCGCGACGACGTCCGTCGCCTGAACGACCACCACCTCGAAGAACGCGGGCTCTGGGGCGTCCTCGACGGTGACCTCGGCCGTCGCCTCGTCGTCCCCACTGCGAACGACGACCTCGAGGACGCCGACCTCGTCTGGCCGAGGTTGGGCCGTCAGCGTCAGCGTGTCGTCGGCCCCGCCGTCGAGGTCGACGGTCGCCGCGTCCGCGATCCGGCCGCCGACCTCGAGTTCGATCTCTCCGGTTCCAGCGGCGTCACCCACGTTCTCGACGGCGACCGTCACCACGAGGGCGTCGCCGACCGCGACGGGATCGGTCGCCTCGAGAATCGAGACAGCGAACTCGGGGTCGGCGGGTGCGTACGCCTCGGCCGGCTCCGTCTCCGCCCGGCGCGTCTCGTCGTAGTGGTAGTCCCCGAGATCGACCTCCCAGACGAGTCGTTCGGCGGGCGATTCGGGCGTCCACTCGACGGTAAACGAGTCCGTACCGGGCTCGAGGTCGGCCGGCTCGTCGGGAGTCATCCCCGAGACGAACTCGCCGCCGGACAGCGGGAGGTCGTTTGGGTTCTCGTAGTCGAAGGTGACAGCATGAGTCCCGTACTCGCCATCGTCTTCCTCGAGCGTGACCGCCTCGAGCGCAATCGTCGGTCGCTCGGGCCGGCGCTCGTCGACGCAGTCTTCCGGGTTGCTCTCGGTGCTCTCGTCCGGACCGGTCCAGTTGACGGCGACCAGGTGAATCGTCGATCCGAACCCCTCGTCGGGTAGCTCGACGACGATTTCGTCGTCCGTTTCCGCGACGACTGTGGTCTCTAGCACGTCGGCGACCTGGAACCGAACCGTTCCCGAGAACGATGCCTCGAGGTCGTCGCCGAACGCGACCGAGAAGTGGGCGTTGCCCGGGCCTGCGGAGTCGACGAACAGCGTCTCGACGGTCAGGTCGTCGCCCTCCCCGAACACGCCCGAGGCCTCGGCCGTCGTGCAGTCGACGAACTCGAACTCGACTTCCTCGTCGTCCTCGTCTCCCGTGCCACGCACCGTCACCGTCCGCTCGTCCGCGACGGTCGCGCTCTCGACGCGCACCGGGAACTCTTGGTCTCGCTCGACGACCGCCGTCTCGAAGCCGAGTTCGATCGTCTCGCGTTCGCCAGGGTCGAGCCGAACGACGGCGCTGTCCTCGACCGTCGGATCGTGACCGACGAGGAGTTCGAACTCCCTCTCGATCGCACTCTCGCCCTCGTTCTCGACGGCGGCCGTCACCTCGAGAAGCTCCCCGGCGTCGACGGGGTCGTTCGTCTCCGTGATCGTCACGGAGACGTCGAGGGCCTCGGTGCCGATAACCTCGACAGCTCGAACGTCCGCGTCGGTCTCGCCCTCGACTCGCGCAGGGAACGTCTGCGTGTGCCGGACGACCGCCGTCTCGAACTCGAAGGCGACCGTCTCGCTCTCGCCGGCACCGACGGTAACGGAGTCCGAGTCGACGCGCTGAGGATCGTGACCGACGACGAGGTCGACGTCCTGACTCACCTCGGCGTCGCCCGTGTTCTCGAGTTCGGCCGTCACCTCGAGGACATCGCCCGTGGCGACGGGAGCGTTCGTCTCAACGATCGACACCAGCATCGGCGGTTCGTCGACGTAGACGAAGACCGGAACCTCGTCAGCGTCGCCCTCGGTTTCGACCCGGACAGGGAACTCCTGATCGCGCTCGACGACCGCCGTCTCGTAGCCCACCGTCACCGTCTCGCTCTCGCCCGACTCGAGTTTCAGTGCCCGCGTGTCTACCACGTCGGGGTCGTGACCGACCACGAGCTGTACCTCCCGCGAGAACGCCGAGTCGCGACGGTTCTCCACTTCGGCAGCCACCTCGAGGAACTCGCCGGTCCTGACTGGCGAGTTCGTCTCGATGATCGTCACGTCCGGGCCGACATCTTCAGTGCCGATCACCATCACCGTCCGCTCGTCCACGCTCTCCTCGGTTTCGACGCGGACGGGGAACGTCTGGGTGCGCCCCACCTCAGCCGTCTCGAACTCGAGGGCGACCGTCTCGGCGGCGTCGGGGCCGACCGTTACCGACCGGCTGTCGACCAGTTCCGGATCGTGCCCGACGATCAGCTCCACCTCTCGGAGCACCTCGTCGTCGGTCAGGTTCTCGAGTTCGGCCGTCACCTCGAGAACCCCGCCGGCGTCGACGGGGTCGTTCGTCCCCGTGAGCGCCACCTGTGGCTCCGCGTCGGGAGCGTCGCCGACCTCGTCGAGCACCCACGGGCTCTCCACAGTGACGGTCCCGTTCTCGCCGACCACCCACACGACGATCGGACAACCGTGGCAGTACCGCTCTAACTCGAGCGT contains:
- a CDS encoding COG1361 family protein is translated as MRRRHYLAAGGTLVAGLSGSVEAIEHELSRRVRGVLGEQEESEITVRILETNAPVRGGSLLDVPIEVENEGNEPVRVAVHVEYDGENRWTVETPVAAGEVETLEYVSVRTAPMETDGEATVRVEADGSIDEQTVAVLAVPELDSDRTSPDRALSIQPDTSLLFEVAGVGEHGGRTQWFVDGEHAGQSMGPWYSAYYDHRGADFWLTTLEETGTREVAAVVGRDDRSRATWTVDVTEGGVAAPTIEAARPADESLGVVEGEPIELELDVAHPGGTLDRVVWWLGHADVVLEVTSVSGAEETVTLELERYCHGCPIVVWVVGENGTVTVESPWVLDEVGDAPDAEPQVALTGTNDPVDAGGVLEVTAELENLTDDEVLREVELIVGHDPELVDSRSVTVGPDAAETVALEFETAEVGRTQTFPVRVETEESVDERTVMVIGTEDVGPDVTIIETNSPVRTGEFLEVAAEVENRRDSAFSREVQLVVGHDPDVVDTRALKLESGESETVTVGYETAVVERDQEFPVRVETEGDADEVPVFVYVDEPPMLVSIVETNAPVATGDVLEVTAELENTGDAEVSQDVDLVVGHDPQRVDSDSVTVGAGESETVAFEFETAVVRHTQTFPARVEGETDADVRAVEVIGTEALDVSVTITETNDPVDAGELLEVTAAVENEGESAIEREFELLVGHDPTVEDSAVVRLDPGERETIELGFETAVVERDQEFPVRVESATVADERTVTVRGTGDEDDEEVEFEFVDCTTAEASGVFGEGDDLTVETLFVDSAGPGNAHFSVAFGDDLEASFSGTVRFQVADVLETTVVAETDDEIVVELPDEGFGSTIHLVAVNWTGPDESTESNPEDCVDERRPERPTIALEAVTLEEDDGEYGTHAVTFDYENPNDLPLSGGEFVSGMTPDEPADLEPGTDSFTVEWTPESPAERLVWEVDLGDYHYDETRRAETEPAEAYAPADPEFAVSILEATDPVAVGDALVVTVAVENVGDAAGTGEIELEVGGRIADAATVDLDGGADDTLTLTAQPRPDEVGVLEVVVRSGDDEATAEVTVEDAPEPAFFEVVVVQATDVVAVGDSIEVTAEIENVGDDPGEGLAELTLERRGTVDATWLSLEGSDAETVVLSSPATPADAGDRTVTVSTDDDSDSVQVTVDELDLPEEPGEEDDTVGEEPEPDDPPEETPDEQPPDPPDDPGDEVEDDPGDEDDEGDDGTGAETEDETTGRR